A single window of Nicotiana sylvestris chromosome 5, ASM39365v2, whole genome shotgun sequence DNA harbors:
- the LOC104232419 gene encoding F-box protein At5g07610-like — MPQSRKKTITSHSIFSANVVFSNEGLLTEILLRLPVKSLVQCKCISKKWRSLISSPHFTRLRIPYFSPARGIFLYHSSFFTNPFHKFVSFNLENPIPTPFLKFPFAQHDSPKIFIMQSCNGLLLCCTKHNPFTFNEDYYIFNPTTRQFITLPRPGGDVIGMSLAFDPWKSPHYKVICLRISELEPENDQIEIYSSESKKWRVSGPSFPKRYDLSFRHGLVYWNGAIYVSYIKRFNLEQEKFEIFPMPNCFDGQEWDKEDHRIVYFGESYGYLHLIQVNRQKLTLYNIYEMKNDGTEWFLKYEVNVEDVVSGYPRMIRRYLEPTDFHYYAMAVVNVVRGEKEEDTFLVLHIPEMAILRYNLADKSFHMLCDFDRGQDKGILEEFDEELAVCLHFHSSSTYQYIESTYYW; from the coding sequence ATGCCACAGAGCAGAAAGAAGACAATAACTAGTCATTCCATATTTTCTGCAAATGTAGTGTTCTCAAATGAAGGACTATTGACAGAGATCCTCCTTCGTCTGCCTGTAAAATCACTCGTTCAATGCAAATGCATATCGAAAAAATGGCGATCTTTAATCTCTAGTCCACACTTCACACGCCTCAGAATCCCCTATTTCAGCCCTGCTCGTGGCATTTTCTTGTACCATTCTTCATTTTTCACCAACCCTTTTCACAAATTTGTGTCTTTTAACTTAGAAAATCCAATTCCAACACCATTCCTAAAGTTCCCTTTTGCACAACATGACTCTCCTAAAATCTTTATTATGCAATCTTGCAATGGACTTTTGCTTTGTTGTACAAAACATAATCCATTTACATTTAATGAGGACTACTACATATTCAACCCGACTACTCGACAATTCATCACACTTCCTAGACCAGGAGGGGATGTAATAGGGATGAGTTTAGCCTTTGATCCGTGGAAATCGCCTCATTACAAAGTCATCTGTCTCCGAATTTCTGAACTGGAACCTGAGAACGACCAGATTGAGATTTACTCATCCGAATCAAAGAAATGGAGAGTCTCTGGTCCATCATTCCCTAAACGTTACGATCTAAGTTTTAGACATGGACTAGTTTACTGGAATGGAGCCATTTATGTGTCATATATCAAGCGTTTCAATTTGGAACAAGAAAAGTTTGAAATTTTTCCCATGCCTAATTGCTTTGATGGACAAGAGTGGGATAAAGAGGACCATAGGATTGTCTATTTTGGAGAGTCTTATGGCTATTTGCACTTAATACAAGTGAATCGCCAGAAACTAACTTTGTACAATATTTACGAGATGAAAAATGATGGTACTGAGTGGTTCTTGAAATACGAGGTGAATGTTGAAGATGTTGTGTCAGGATATCCTAGGATGATTCGACGTTATCTTGAGCCAACAGATTTTCATTACTATGCAATGGCTGTGGTTAATGTTGTAAGGGGGGAGAAAGAGGAGGATACTTTCTTGGTTTTGCATATTCCAGAAATGGCCATTTTACGTTACAATTTGGCAGATAAGTCATTTCATATGCTC